A stretch of the Halomonas sp. CH40 genome encodes the following:
- the minD gene encoding septum site-determining protein MinD: protein MAKVIVVTSGKGGVGKTTSAASISTGLAMRGQKTVVIDFDVGLRNLDLIMGCERRVVYDLVNVIQGEAGLNQALIRDKRVENLFILPASQTRDKEALTQEGVKDILEKLKEEFDFIICDSPAGIERGAQLAMYFADEAVVVTNPEVSSVRDSDRILGLLASKTQRAEQASDPVREHLLITRYNPDRVTSGDMLTLEDIREILAIELVGLVPESEAVLRASNQGVPVIHESASDAGMAYLDTVSRLLGEDVPLRFHQASKKGLLTRMFGGGTRR, encoded by the coding sequence TTGGCCAAAGTCATTGTAGTCACTTCAGGTAAGGGCGGCGTAGGCAAAACGACCAGTGCAGCTTCCATTTCGACAGGCCTTGCGATGCGTGGTCAGAAAACCGTGGTCATCGATTTTGATGTTGGGCTGCGTAATCTGGATTTGATCATGGGCTGCGAGCGTCGTGTTGTCTATGACCTGGTGAATGTCATTCAAGGGGAGGCGGGCCTTAATCAGGCGCTGATCCGTGATAAGCGTGTTGAAAACCTGTTTATTCTCCCGGCCTCGCAAACCCGGGATAAAGAAGCATTAACCCAGGAAGGCGTTAAGGATATACTGGAAAAACTCAAGGAGGAATTTGATTTTATTATCTGTGATTCCCCGGCGGGGATCGAACGTGGCGCCCAGCTGGCGATGTATTTTGCCGATGAAGCCGTGGTGGTGACCAACCCGGAAGTGTCTTCGGTACGTGACTCTGACCGCATTCTTGGTCTGCTGGCTTCGAAAACCCAGCGCGCCGAACAGGCCAGCGACCCGGTTCGCGAGCATCTGTTGATTACCCGTTATAATCCGGATCGTGTGACCAGTGGCGATATGCTGACCCTGGAAGATATCCGCGAAATCCTGGCGATTGAGCTCGTGGGGCTGGTTCCCGAGTCCGAAGCGGTTCTCAGGGCATCCAATCAGGGTGTGCCGGTTATTCATGAAAGTGCCAGCGATGCGGGTATGGCATATCTCGATACAGTGTCACGCCTGCTTGGTGAAGACGTACCCTTACGTTTCCATCAGGCTAGCAAGAAAGGCTTGCTGACACGCATGTTCGGGGGAGGGACTCGTCGATGA
- the minE gene encoding cell division topological specificity factor MinE, whose amino-acid sequence MKLMEFLKRERKKSASVAKERLQIIVAHQRSQRGQPDYMPMLEKELVEVIRRYVQIDDDAVQISLDSEDNCSVLELNVTLPKS is encoded by the coding sequence ATGAAACTTATGGAATTTCTGAAACGCGAGCGTAAGAAATCTGCTTCAGTGGCTAAAGAGCGCTTGCAGATCATCGTGGCGCATCAGCGCAGCCAGCGTGGCCAGCCAGATTATATGCCCATGCTGGAAAAGGAGCTGGTTGAAGTGATTCGCCGCTATGTCCAGATTGACGATGATGCTGTCCAGATTAGCCTGGACAGCGAAGATAACTGTTCAGTGCTTGAACTGAACGTTACGCTGCCTAAGTCATAA
- the sbcB gene encoding exodeoxyribonuclease I, whose amino-acid sequence MAPNQTVPSSFLWHDYETFGADTRRDRPAQFAAIRTDGALNEIGEPIELYCKPADDYLPHPTACLITGITPQKAQRRGLPEAEFASEVLGCMSVPGTCVVGYNSLRFDDEISRHLFYRNLLDPYAREWQNGNSRWDLIDVVRAFYALRPAGIEWPLREDGAPSFKLEDLTAANGIEHAGAHDALADVRATIALARKLRECNAKLFDYLLGLRGKRAVSKLLDIPHAKPLVHISRRYPASRACSALVMPLAEHPTNPNGVIVYDLSVDPGELLNLSAEQVRERVFVSQQDLAEGETRIPLKVIHINRCPVVFPAGALKDVEGPHQGEYGTLVKRLGLDVDACRQHWKTLNAQKTQVASKVAEVFRQTFADEPHDPDLMLYSGAFFSAVDRQAMERVRSLSPWDLVGQRFAFQDPRLEEMLFRYRARSYPHTLEGEELAQWEAFRWSRLNDPALAGFTLKDFAREIERYNQQSLDDHQRQILEEVVMYVESILPAQAFDA is encoded by the coding sequence ATGGCGCCTAACCAGACGGTTCCCAGCAGTTTTCTCTGGCATGACTATGAAACCTTCGGCGCAGATACCCGGCGTGATCGACCGGCTCAGTTTGCCGCCATCCGCACGGATGGTGCGCTAAATGAAATTGGCGAGCCGATAGAGCTTTACTGCAAACCGGCGGATGATTACCTTCCCCACCCGACCGCTTGCCTGATTACCGGTATTACGCCGCAAAAAGCCCAGCGACGTGGTTTGCCTGAAGCCGAGTTTGCCAGTGAAGTATTAGGCTGCATGAGTGTGCCAGGCACCTGTGTGGTGGGGTATAACAGCCTGCGCTTTGATGATGAAATCTCACGTCATCTGTTTTATCGCAACCTGCTCGACCCTTATGCCCGAGAATGGCAGAACGGTAACTCCCGCTGGGATCTTATTGATGTGGTGCGGGCATTCTATGCGCTGCGCCCGGCGGGTATTGAGTGGCCACTGCGGGAGGATGGCGCGCCAAGTTTTAAGCTTGAAGACCTGACGGCGGCCAATGGCATAGAACATGCCGGCGCCCATGATGCTCTGGCCGATGTGCGGGCGACAATCGCCCTGGCAAGAAAGCTGCGCGAATGCAATGCCAAGCTGTTTGATTACTTGCTGGGTTTACGTGGCAAGCGGGCGGTGAGCAAACTTCTGGATATCCCCCATGCCAAGCCTCTGGTGCATATCTCCCGGCGTTACCCGGCCAGCCGCGCCTGTAGTGCTCTGGTAATGCCGCTGGCTGAGCATCCCACCAACCCCAACGGGGTGATTGTGTATGACCTGAGCGTTGACCCAGGCGAGCTGTTGAATCTGTCAGCTGAGCAGGTGCGCGAGCGAGTGTTTGTCAGCCAGCAGGATCTGGCCGAAGGAGAGACGCGCATTCCGCTCAAGGTTATTCATATCAACCGTTGCCCGGTGGTGTTCCCGGCGGGGGCGCTGAAGGATGTGGAAGGGCCGCATCAGGGTGAATATGGCACCCTTGTCAAGCGGCTGGGGCTGGATGTTGATGCCTGCCGCCAGCATTGGAAAACGCTTAATGCACAAAAGACGCAGGTGGCCAGCAAGGTCGCTGAGGTATTTCGGCAGACGTTTGCCGATGAGCCCCATGATCCGGATCTGATGCTGTATAGCGGCGCTTTCTTTTCTGCCGTAGATCGCCAGGCGATGGAGCGTGTTCGCAGTTTGTCTCCCTGGGATCTGGTGGGCCAGCGGTTTGCCTTTCAGGATCCGCGTCTGGAAGAAATGCTGTTTCGCTATCGGGCCCGCAGCTATCCGCATACCCTGGAAGGTGAGGAGCTGGCCCAATGGGAGGCATTTCGCTGGTCACGCCTGAATGATCCGGCGCTGGCAGGGTTCACCCTGAAAGACTTTGCCCGTGAAATCGAGCGCTATAATCAACAGTCATTGGACGACCATCAGCGCCAGATTCTTGAAGAAGTGGTGATGTATGTGGAATCCATCCTGCCCGCCCAGGCATTTGATGCCTGA
- a CDS encoding insulinase family protein yields the protein MLRFLYFSSGHPLATSALLSLGMLYIPLANASSTDGVSQVESPIVSPHDERDYRVLTLDNGLQTLLVSDPQADKAATSMNIRVGSAQDPEDLQGLAHFLEHMLFLGTEPFPESDAYQGYISRNAGSFNAFTAPQDTNYFFDIEPSALPGALDRFSAFFLTPLFNADKLDSERNIVHSEYMARIRDEARRENDALNQVLNQDHPMTRFAVGSRETLADRPDGEPSLRDRVIKFYRQHYDANVMTLAIVAPQSLDTLENWVAERFVDIPNRGLNAAEIDVPFVQDNSLPIYLQRQSLQDRRQVRFHFPIPDPISDYQTQPTQLIAHLLGDEGEGSALALLRDEGLADGLSAGTGRRDGQHAFFSVSVSLTPKGAERLDDIQATLFAAINNIREYGLDAWRYQEQASLREQAFRFQQPGAPSQEATRLSMNLSRYPAEDVQYAAYRMDGFEPERHLTYLDALTPDNLIRVYSGPDVESEQISPWFNTQWRRLDDATPGNPLAGLALPAPNPFIADDLTLLEGSDEQPQALIEARGFRAWHMQEERFNTPKVEWRISLQHPSASYSAEEAVLTRLLANWLNDSLNESLYPAWLAGHSVNSYAHSRGITLALSGWRDGQTPLIEQTLSQLAEAPISANAFERVKYQLQREWRNAPESSLTRQAQRALGEALLTPQWSSSELLAASQRLQIHHLEDFRQRFLEKLYVDAMAVGNLTAEQAEQQAELTRGKLRPRLTQDAISELTPLHVKTGASVLRPESTRDESLVLRYLQGNDTSLRQQAAVSVLAQWLETPFYQRLRTEEQLGYIVNAGYSPLLEAPGLAMIVQSPETPSATIAERMDAFLQGADERLEELDDEALAPYRQAVFERLTQRDTRLEALANRHWQATALNEVVFNRREQRAELALDISADELRKVWSTLRKRQLDIRFDPKDTKSDISEFREMLTPFPR from the coding sequence ATGTTACGTTTTCTATATTTTTCATCTGGCCACCCTTTGGCCACCTCGGCCCTGCTATCGCTGGGAATGCTCTACATACCGCTGGCCAACGCCAGCTCAACCGATGGCGTCAGCCAAGTGGAGAGCCCTATCGTCAGCCCTCATGATGAACGCGACTATCGCGTCCTGACCCTCGACAATGGTCTGCAAACCCTGCTGGTCAGCGACCCGCAAGCAGACAAGGCCGCGACCTCAATGAATATTCGCGTGGGCAGTGCTCAGGATCCGGAAGACCTTCAGGGTCTGGCACACTTTCTTGAACACATGCTGTTTCTGGGCACCGAGCCGTTTCCTGAGTCAGACGCCTACCAGGGCTATATTTCGCGTAACGCCGGCTCTTTTAATGCGTTTACCGCGCCCCAGGACACCAATTACTTCTTTGATATCGAGCCTTCCGCCCTGCCCGGCGCGCTGGATAGATTCAGTGCTTTCTTCCTGACGCCGCTGTTCAATGCCGACAAGCTGGATAGCGAGCGCAATATCGTTCACTCAGAATACATGGCGCGCATTCGCGACGAAGCCCGCCGCGAGAACGATGCCCTCAATCAGGTGCTCAATCAGGATCACCCCATGACTCGTTTCGCCGTGGGCAGCCGTGAAACCCTGGCCGACCGGCCCGACGGTGAGCCTTCCCTGCGTGACCGGGTGATCAAGTTCTACCGTCAGCATTACGATGCCAATGTCATGACGCTGGCGATTGTGGCCCCGCAATCACTGGATACCCTGGAGAACTGGGTTGCCGAGCGCTTTGTGGATATTCCCAACCGCGGGCTCAACGCAGCGGAAATTGACGTTCCATTTGTACAGGACAACAGCCTGCCCATTTACCTGCAGCGTCAGTCGCTACAGGATCGCCGTCAGGTGCGGTTTCACTTTCCAATCCCGGACCCTATCAGTGATTACCAGACACAGCCGACTCAGCTGATTGCTCACCTTCTGGGCGATGAAGGGGAAGGCAGCGCCCTGGCACTGCTACGTGATGAAGGGCTGGCTGACGGCCTGTCAGCAGGTACCGGTCGGCGCGATGGCCAACACGCTTTCTTTTCGGTATCGGTCAGCCTGACGCCAAAAGGCGCTGAACGCCTGGATGATATTCAGGCGACCCTGTTTGCCGCCATCAATAACATTCGTGAATACGGCCTGGATGCATGGCGCTACCAGGAACAGGCCAGCCTGCGTGAACAGGCTTTCCGCTTCCAGCAGCCCGGCGCGCCCAGCCAGGAGGCCACTCGCCTGTCCATGAATCTGTCGCGTTACCCGGCCGAAGATGTTCAGTACGCTGCTTACCGCATGGACGGCTTCGAGCCTGAACGTCACCTTACTTACCTGGACGCCCTGACACCAGATAATCTGATTCGGGTCTACTCAGGCCCTGACGTGGAAAGCGAACAGATATCCCCCTGGTTTAATACCCAATGGCGCCGCCTTGATGACGCAACTCCCGGCAACCCATTGGCCGGCTTGGCCCTGCCTGCCCCCAACCCCTTTATTGCCGATGACCTGACCCTGCTGGAAGGCAGCGACGAACAGCCACAGGCCTTAATAGAGGCTCGCGGCTTTCGTGCCTGGCACATGCAGGAAGAACGCTTTAACACGCCCAAGGTGGAATGGCGCATCAGCCTGCAACACCCTAGCGCCAGCTATTCAGCGGAAGAAGCCGTGCTGACGAGGCTGCTGGCCAATTGGCTGAATGATAGTCTGAATGAATCCCTTTATCCGGCCTGGTTGGCGGGGCATTCAGTCAACAGTTATGCCCACTCCAGAGGCATCACCCTGGCTCTGTCCGGCTGGCGGGACGGCCAGACGCCCCTGATCGAGCAGACACTGTCACAACTTGCCGAAGCGCCCATTTCAGCCAACGCCTTCGAGCGGGTGAAGTATCAACTGCAGCGCGAATGGCGCAATGCACCGGAATCATCACTCACCCGCCAGGCCCAGCGCGCACTCGGTGAAGCCCTGCTGACCCCTCAATGGTCGAGCAGTGAACTCCTCGCTGCCAGCCAGCGGCTGCAGATCCATCACCTGGAAGATTTCCGCCAGCGCTTTCTTGAAAAACTGTACGTTGATGCCATGGCAGTAGGCAACCTGACCGCTGAGCAGGCCGAACAGCAAGCTGAACTGACACGCGGCAAGCTGCGCCCACGCCTCACTCAGGACGCCATTAGCGAACTGACACCCCTTCATGTCAAGACAGGGGCCAGCGTTCTACGCCCGGAAAGTACCCGCGACGAATCACTGGTACTGCGTTACCTGCAAGGCAACGACACCTCGCTGCGCCAACAGGCAGCCGTGAGCGTCTTGGCCCAATGGCTGGAAACGCCGTTTTATCAGCGCTTGCGTACAGAAGAGCAGCTTGGCTATATCGTCAATGCCGGTTACTCACCGCTGCTTGAAGCCCCAGGGCTTGCCATGATTGTTCAATCCCCGGAAACCCCAAGCGCTACAATTGCCGAGCGCATGGATGCTTTCCTGCAAGGGGCCGATGAACGCCTGGAGGAGCTGGATGACGAAGCACTTGCGCCCTATCGCCAGGCCGTGTTTGAACGGCTAACCCAGCGGGATACCCGACTTGAGGCGCTCGCTAACCGTCACTGGCAAGCCACCGCACTCAACGAGGTTGTGTTCAACCGCCGCGAACAGCGCGCTGAACTGGCGCTGGATATAAGCGCAGACGAGCTCCGCAAGGTGTGGTCAACGCTGCGCAAGCGCCAGCTGGATATCCGCTTTGACCCCAAGGATACGAAAAGTGATATCAGCGAGTTTCGTGAAATGCTGACACCTTTCCCACGCTAA
- a CDS encoding SOS response-associated peptidase: MTGRLYVRDLPLADWLAPISCAEPPITSPNLAPRQGVSAIRWEHGKRQLGTLFWGLTPPWLEVLDHAPHNARAETLESRPMFREALQARRCVVPVSGFYAWKVQPRGKQPYLITHTQRSPLLLAGLWCRYHTSLTTFNDSMALITVPANACLAAVTDRLPVIIAPNQLDTWLHPASTLHAIKQQLTPAPLELLGAFPVSRHVNNPAYQSPACAHPVGPMLKWASTQES, translated from the coding sequence GTGACAGGACGCCTTTATGTACGTGATTTACCACTGGCTGACTGGCTAGCCCCGATCAGCTGTGCAGAACCACCAATAACCTCGCCCAACCTGGCGCCTCGCCAGGGGGTATCCGCTATTCGCTGGGAGCATGGTAAGCGCCAACTGGGCACCCTGTTCTGGGGGTTAACGCCCCCTTGGCTTGAGGTTCTCGATCACGCTCCCCACAATGCGCGCGCTGAAACGCTGGAAAGTCGGCCAATGTTTCGCGAGGCTCTGCAGGCACGCCGCTGCGTTGTACCTGTCAGCGGTTTCTATGCCTGGAAGGTTCAGCCGCGGGGCAAACAGCCGTACCTGATCACTCATACCCAACGCTCACCGTTATTGCTGGCAGGGTTATGGTGTCGCTATCACACCAGCCTGACCACCTTTAACGATTCAATGGCACTGATTACCGTGCCCGCCAATGCCTGCCTGGCAGCAGTGACTGACCGTCTTCCAGTCATCATTGCGCCAAACCAACTGGATACTTGGCTACACCCGGCAAGCACATTGCACGCTATTAAACAGCAACTAACCCCCGCACCTTTGGAACTGTTGGGCGCTTTTCCGGTATCAAGACATGTCAACAATCCCGCCTATCAGTCACCTGCTTGCGCCCACCCCGTTGGGCCAATGCTGAAATGGGCATCGACTCAGGAGTCGTGA
- a CDS encoding WHG domain-containing protein, producing the protein MARPRQHAPDALHAQVMHACDAWLADKPVHGLSLRAIAREVGCAPSTLLKLYGSFNNLLQYVNVDTLARLQHTITSLNTNAPEPWLRALAHTYWQFAKQDCYRWQLLFDYPLAQEGELDKRQSDLIEALFTQVETSLKEYQPALDDLEARRLGRTLWGSVHGLVQLGLNERLGYWQGQQLKVDELLEQLLSTVLAGLRHIEDDV; encoded by the coding sequence ATGGCACGCCCACGACAGCATGCGCCCGATGCCCTCCATGCGCAGGTAATGCATGCCTGTGATGCCTGGCTGGCAGACAAACCGGTTCACGGCTTGTCTTTGCGTGCGATTGCCCGCGAAGTAGGCTGTGCGCCAAGCACTTTGCTCAAACTGTATGGCAGCTTCAATAACCTGCTTCAATATGTCAACGTTGACACCCTGGCACGTTTGCAGCATACGATTACCAGCCTGAACACCAATGCGCCAGAACCCTGGCTGCGGGCACTGGCACATACTTACTGGCAGTTTGCCAAACAGGACTGCTACCGCTGGCAGCTGCTGTTTGATTATCCATTGGCTCAGGAGGGTGAGCTTGATAAGCGCCAGAGTGATTTGATCGAAGCGCTGTTCACTCAGGTGGAAACCAGCCTGAAAGAATACCAACCCGCTCTGGATGACCTGGAGGCGCGGCGGTTGGGGCGTACCCTGTGGGGTAGCGTACACGGTCTGGTTCAGCTGGGTTTAAATGAGCGTCTGGGCTATTGGCAGGGTCAGCAGTTAAAGGTCGATGAGTTGTTGGAACAGTTGTTAAGTACCGTGCTTGCCGGTCTGCGTCATATTGAGGACGATGTGTGA
- a CDS encoding 1-acyl-sn-glycerol-3-phosphate acyltransferase, with protein MTLARVRTRHLLRKVIYALVRLIYRLRIQGRENVPRHGAALMVCNHVSYMDALVLGGACPRPIRFVMDQTIFNSPVLQWWFKWVGVIPIASERRDPGSLRRALDDVSAALANGEIVMVFPEGRLTRDGEVGSFRRGIETILARDNVPVVPVGLAGLWGSWTSNASGPALKTWPRRWRARVTLNFGKALDPLMISKTLGHEIALRRYLETQVRSLKEAAQQGGHPDD; from the coding sequence GTGACCCTTGCGCGAGTGCGAACACGCCACCTGCTGCGCAAGGTGATTTATGCCCTGGTGCGGCTTATCTATCGTTTGCGCATTCAGGGGCGCGAGAATGTTCCCCGTCATGGGGCGGCGCTGATGGTCTGCAATCACGTCAGCTATATGGATGCACTGGTGCTCGGCGGCGCCTGCCCGCGGCCGATACGTTTTGTGATGGACCAGACCATTTTTAACTCACCCGTGCTGCAATGGTGGTTCAAATGGGTTGGGGTGATCCCGATTGCTTCTGAACGCCGCGATCCGGGGTCGCTAAGGCGTGCCCTTGACGACGTCAGTGCGGCGCTGGCCAACGGTGAAATTGTTATGGTATTTCCAGAGGGCCGGCTGACCCGGGATGGTGAGGTGGGCAGCTTTAGGCGCGGTATTGAAACCATACTGGCGCGTGATAACGTGCCGGTTGTTCCGGTCGGGCTGGCAGGTTTATGGGGGTCATGGACATCCAATGCGAGTGGCCCAGCCCTGAAGACCTGGCCACGCCGCTGGCGAGCCCGGGTAACGCTGAATTTTGGCAAGGCCCTCGACCCACTGATGATTTCAAAGACGTTAGGCCATGAGATTGCCTTGCGGCGCTATCTTGAAACTCAGGTACGCAGCCTCAAAGAGGCCGCCCAGCAGGGCGGCCATCCTGACGATTAG
- a CDS encoding HlyC/CorC family transporter — translation MSDDFPLGLLFGLLALLILLSAFFSSSETGMMSINRYRLSHQANSGDTQAKRVLRLLARPDRLIGVILIGNNFINNLAASIATIIAIHFFGEVTGPAIATLILTITILIFAEVTPKTYAAIKPERIAYPASRILEPLLKLLYPLVLLVSLISNGLLRLLGVKSVENGGDSLTRDELRTVVHEAGTMIPYRHQTMLLSILDLENVTVNDIMVPRHEVLGIDLDDSLADILAQIRTSQHTRLPIFKGDINNIIGMLHLRNAARFLSRSEVTKAAIVQEAREPYFIPESTPLHTQLLNFQKQKRRIGIVVDEYGDVEGLVTLEDILEEIVGEFTTDVSEDQEIHQQDDGSHVIEGTANIREINKMLGWKLPTDGPKTLNGLILEHLESFPEGPASLQIGSIRMEILEIRDNLITSARCWPAVRLPRR, via the coding sequence TTGAGCGACGACTTCCCCTTGGGGTTATTGTTCGGATTACTCGCCCTACTGATTCTGCTTTCTGCTTTCTTTTCGAGCTCTGAAACCGGCATGATGTCGATCAACCGCTATCGCCTGAGCCATCAGGCCAATAGCGGCGACACCCAAGCCAAGCGTGTGCTTCGTTTGCTGGCGCGCCCAGACCGACTGATTGGCGTGATCCTGATCGGCAACAACTTCATCAACAATCTGGCAGCGTCCATCGCCACCATCATCGCCATTCATTTTTTCGGCGAAGTGACCGGCCCCGCTATCGCCACTCTGATACTGACCATCACCATCCTGATTTTTGCCGAAGTCACGCCCAAGACCTATGCGGCTATCAAACCGGAACGCATTGCCTACCCGGCCTCACGGATTCTGGAGCCGCTGCTCAAGCTTCTCTACCCGCTGGTGCTGCTGGTCAGCCTGATATCCAACGGCCTGTTGCGCCTGCTGGGAGTCAAAAGCGTAGAAAACGGCGGCGATAGCCTGACCCGGGATGAGCTACGCACCGTTGTCCACGAGGCGGGCACTATGATTCCTTACCGCCACCAGACGATGCTGCTGTCAATCCTCGATCTTGAAAACGTCACGGTGAACGACATCATGGTACCGCGCCATGAAGTGCTGGGCATCGACCTTGATGACTCACTGGCGGATATTCTTGCCCAGATACGCACTAGCCAGCACACCCGGCTGCCGATTTTCAAGGGCGACATCAACAACATCATCGGCATGTTGCACTTGCGCAATGCCGCTCGCTTCCTTTCCCGCTCGGAAGTCACCAAGGCGGCGATTGTGCAGGAGGCTCGTGAGCCTTACTTCATCCCCGAATCCACCCCGCTGCATACCCAACTGCTTAACTTCCAGAAGCAGAAGCGCCGGATTGGCATCGTCGTGGATGAATACGGTGATGTGGAAGGTCTGGTCACGCTGGAGGATATTCTTGAAGAGATTGTCGGCGAGTTCACCACAGATGTTTCCGAAGACCAGGAAATTCACCAGCAGGACGATGGCAGCCATGTGATCGAAGGTACCGCCAATATCCGTGAGATCAATAAAATGCTGGGCTGGAAGCTGCCAACCGATGGGCCTAAAACCCTCAACGGCCTGATTCTAGAGCATCTTGAGTCTTTTCCGGAAGGCCCTGCCTCCCTGCAGATAGGCTCAATTCGCATGGAAATCCTGGAAATTCGCGACAACCTGATCACATCAGCACGCTGCTGGCCAGCAGTACGCCTGCCGCGCCGCTAA
- the ccsA gene encoding cytochrome c biogenesis protein CcsA, whose amino-acid sequence MQALPFATLALVLYMAAALWQGLSLLRRLPARPILVRMLATLGLLLHIPLVVKLLGQSPGFLPGFTTSVTLFMAVAVNVVLVASLFKPVLNAGIALFPIAGIALIAAAGLPSEGSARGLTPGILLHAVSSALAFATIAIAAAQAVLVGLQNQALRHHHIRGIVQSLPPLTTMERVLFELVWAGVLLLTLSIISGFLFLDNLFAQHLAHKTVLSITAWLILATLLVGRYRFGWRGMRAVKWTLTGGIFLILAYFGSKFVLEILLGA is encoded by the coding sequence ATGCAGGCGCTCCCATTCGCCACCCTTGCTCTTGTTCTTTATATGGCGGCGGCCCTCTGGCAGGGGCTGTCACTTTTACGCCGCTTGCCCGCCCGCCCGATACTGGTGCGCATGCTGGCCACACTGGGGCTTTTGCTGCACATCCCTCTGGTGGTCAAGCTATTGGGGCAATCGCCCGGCTTTCTGCCCGGCTTCACCACCAGCGTTACCCTTTTCATGGCGGTGGCCGTCAATGTCGTTCTGGTCGCCAGCCTGTTCAAGCCGGTGCTGAATGCGGGTATCGCACTATTCCCTATTGCCGGCATTGCCCTGATTGCAGCCGCTGGATTACCTAGCGAGGGCAGCGCAAGAGGGCTTACGCCAGGCATTCTTCTCCACGCAGTCAGCTCCGCGCTGGCCTTTGCAACCATTGCGATTGCAGCGGCGCAGGCAGTATTGGTTGGCCTGCAGAATCAGGCGCTGCGCCATCATCACATTCGCGGCATTGTCCAATCACTGCCGCCGCTCACCACCATGGAGCGTGTGCTGTTCGAACTTGTCTGGGCCGGCGTACTGCTACTGACACTCTCGATCATTAGCGGCTTTCTGTTTCTGGATAACCTGTTTGCCCAGCATCTGGCGCACAAAACCGTCCTGTCGATTACTGCCTGGTTGATATTAGCGACACTGCTGGTAGGCCGTTACCGCTTTGGCTGGCGCGGCATGCGGGCCGTCAAGTGGACGCTGACAGGGGGCATTTTTCTGATTCTGGCTTACTTTGGTAGCAAGTTCGTGCTGGAGATCCTGCTTGGCGCCTGA